A genomic region of Solanum dulcamara chromosome 2, daSolDulc1.2, whole genome shotgun sequence contains the following coding sequences:
- the LOC129880479 gene encoding strigolactone esterase D14, translating into MVIMDLWRNMNGKMVGSGKETIILAHGYGGDQSVWDKILPKLCEAYKIVLFDWSFSGAVLKDHFDVEKYSSHEAFADDLIALADEMKLESSIFVGHSMSGIIGCIASIKRPTLFKRLILVSSSPRFINLEDYEGGFNIPEMEEMFRNIEENYEVWSSNFARIAVDPSDPPSVEKFDKCLKRMGVEVALPLAKSVFLSDYRGILDKVITPCTIIQTKVDFAVPNSVPIFMHNTIKGESTIEIINTRGHFPQLTAHEEFLNVIHRVLTS; encoded by the exons ATGGTGATAATGGATTTGTGGAGAAATATGAATGGAAAAATGGTAGGGTCAGGAAAAGAAACGATAATTCTGGCACATGGATATGGAGGAGACCAGTCAGTTTGGGATAAAATATTGCCGAAACTGTGCGAGGCTTACAAGATTGTGTTGTTTGACTGGAGCTTTTCTGGTGCTGTATTAAAAGAtcattttgatgttgaaaagTACTCCTCCCATGAAGCTTTTGCTGACGACTTGATAGCTCTTGCCGATGAAATGAAGTTGGAATCCTCTATATTTGTTGGTCATTCCATGTCTGGCATCATTGGTTGCATTGCTTCTATCAAAAGACCCACTCTCTTCAAAAGGCTCATCCTTGTTTCATCTTCTCCCAG GTTCATTAACTTGGAAGATTACGAGGGAGGTTTCAACATACCAGAGATGGAAGAGATGTTTCGAAACATTGAGGAAAACTATGAAGTTTGGAGTTCAAACTTTGCTCGTATAGCTGTGGATCCAAGTGATCCTCCTTCTGTTGAGAAATTTGATAAATGCTTGAAAAGAATGGGAGTTGAAGTTGCATTACCTTTGGCCAAAAGTGTTTTCCTCAGTGATTATAGAGGAATTCTTGACAAGGTTATTACCCCTTGTACCATAATCCAGACCAAGGTTGATTTTGCTGTTCCAAACTCAGTTCCTATCTTCATGCACAACACTATCAAGGGAGAATCCACGATTGAGATCATCAACACTCGAGGCCATTTCCCCCAGCTCACTGCTCATGAAGAATTCCTTAATGTAATTCACAGAGTCTTAACTTCttag